One window of the Montipora foliosa isolate CH-2021 chromosome 4, ASM3666993v2, whole genome shotgun sequence genome contains the following:
- the LOC138000088 gene encoding UPF0462 protein C4orf33 homolog isoform X2 — protein MNNDFVKVGVRGPFFNDPGAPVLPPGSPCPELWEYEVAEIFFLGADDKYLEVELCPHGQHLVLLLNGTRNIIKDKLALEYTAAITDEPNKTWQGTAIIPVDYFPPEVGKINAYAIHGSGEYRQYEALYPATTKFHTPDFHRLQFFKDFAFKDLFPATWKQPQSSFWA, from the exons ATGAATAATGACTTTGTGAAGGTTGGTGTCAGAGGACCTTTCTTCAATGATCCAGGAGCTCCTGTATTGCCACCTGGAAGTCCTTGCCCCGAACTATGGGAGTATGAAG TGGCTGAAATTTTCTTCCTGGGAGCTGATGATAAATATCTAGAAGTTGAGTTATGCCC tcaTGGTCAGCATTTGGTGCTTCTTCTTAATGGCACAAGAAATATTATCAAG GATAAACTTGCCTTGGAGTACACAGCAGCAATAACTGATGAGCCGAATAAAACATGGCAAGGCACTGCCATTATTCCAGTGGATTACTTTCCCCCTGAAGTGGGAAAGATTAATGCATATGCCATTCATGGTTCAGGGGAATACAGGCAGTATGAAGCATTGTATCCTGCTACAACTAAATTTCACACCCCTGATTT CCATCGCCTTCAGTTCTTCAAGGATTTTGCTTTCAAAGATCTTTTCCCTGCTACATGGAAACAACCACAGTCAAGTTTCTGGGCTTAA
- the LOC138000088 gene encoding UPF0462 protein C4orf33 homolog isoform X1 — protein MNKEIEFSITTTWDGHPLGHNPVEFTVSAMNNDFVKVGVRGPFFNDPGAPVLPPGSPCPELWEYEVAEIFFLGADDKYLEVELCPHGQHLVLLLNGTRNIIKDKLALEYTAAITDEPNKTWQGTAIIPVDYFPPEVGKINAYAIHGSGEYRQYEALYPATTKFHTPDFHRLQFFKDFAFKDLFPATWKQPQSSFWA, from the exons ATGAATAAG gaaattgagttttcaattACAACAACATGGGATGGGCATCCATTGGGTCATAATCCTGTGGAATTCACTGTTAGTGCCATGAATAATGACTTTGTGAAGGTTGGTGTCAGAGGACCTTTCTTCAATGATCCAGGAGCTCCTGTATTGCCACCTGGAAGTCCTTGCCCCGAACTATGGGAGTATGAAG TGGCTGAAATTTTCTTCCTGGGAGCTGATGATAAATATCTAGAAGTTGAGTTATGCCC tcaTGGTCAGCATTTGGTGCTTCTTCTTAATGGCACAAGAAATATTATCAAG GATAAACTTGCCTTGGAGTACACAGCAGCAATAACTGATGAGCCGAATAAAACATGGCAAGGCACTGCCATTATTCCAGTGGATTACTTTCCCCCTGAAGTGGGAAAGATTAATGCATATGCCATTCATGGTTCAGGGGAATACAGGCAGTATGAAGCATTGTATCCTGCTACAACTAAATTTCACACCCCTGATTT CCATCGCCTTCAGTTCTTCAAGGATTTTGCTTTCAAAGATCTTTTCCCTGCTACATGGAAACAACCACAGTCAAGTTTCTGGGCTTAA